DNA sequence from the Bacillus pumilus genome:
CAAAATCTGCCGCCATCCGCTGCTCACTGGTTCGGAACGGATGAGCTTGGACGAGATGTGTTCACGCGTACATGGTACGGGGCGCGTATTTCTTTATTTGTAGGCGTCATGGCAGCCCTGATTGATTTTGCCATCGGCGTGATCTATGGAGGCATTGCCGGTTATAAGGGCGGGAGATATGACCATGTCATGATGCGAATCGTCGAGGTGCTCTACGGTCTTCCTTATTTACTTGTTGTCATTTTATTGATGGTTCTGATGGGGCCAGGGCTCGTCACCATTATTGTAGCGCTCACTGTCACCGGATGGATTGGAATGGCAAGAATCGTGAGAGGTCAAGTTCTTCAGCTGAAAAGCCAGGAATATGTCCTTGCCTCAAAAACCTTTGGTGCAAAGAGCCTTCGTATCATTCGCCGCAACCTGCTGCCGAATACAATGGGGCCGATTATCGTTCAGATGACCTTAACTGTACCAACCGCGATATTTGCAGAAGCGTTCCTAAGCTTTCTTGGTTTAGGCATTCAAGCACCGTTTGCAAGCTGGGGCGTGATGGCAAATGATGCGCTGCCGACAGTGCTGTCAGATAACGGGCATTGGTGGCGTTTATTTTTCCCTGCGTTTTTTATTTCGCTCACGATGTTTTGCTTTAACAATTTAGGTGATGGCTTGCAAGATGCGCTTGATCCGAAGATGAAGAGGTGATGGCGCTTTGAAAAAAGTTCTACAAATCATCGATCTGCACGTCAGCTTTCGGACATATGGCGGCTCAGTTCGAGCGGTACGCGGGGTGAATGTGGATGTATATGAAAAAGAAACCCTTGCCATTGTAGGAGAGTCAGGCTGCGGGAAAAGTGTGACTTCACAAAGCATTATGAGGCTGCTGCCAGCTTACAGCGCTCATGTTGATCGGGGAGAAATCTGGTTTGAAGACCGAAATTTGCTGTCATTATCTGAAAAAGAAATGCGCGCCATACGAGGTGTCGATATTTCGATGATCTTCCAAGATCCAATGACCGCACTGAACCCAACCTTGACGATAGGGGATCAGCTCATGGAGGCGGCAAAGGAGCATCAAAAGCTGACGAAAAAAGAAGTGAAAGAAGCCGCCATTCGGATGCTTGATTTGGTCGGCATTCCGCAGCCGAAGGAAAGGTTAAAGCAATACCCTCACCAGTTCAGCGGGGGAATGAGGCAGCGGCTCATGATTGCCATGGCACTGATTTGCGAGCCCAAAGTGCTGATTGCTGATGAACCGACGACCGCACTGGATGTGACCATACAGGCACAAATATTAGAGCTGTTTAAAGAGATTCAGAGAAAAACAGGGGTCACCATTATTTTAATCACACATGATTTAGGGGTCGTCGCCCAAGTCGCAGACCGGGTAGCCGTCATGTACGGAGGGAAAATGGTGGAGGTCGGAACGAGGCGAGATATTTTTTACAGTCCGCAGCATCCCTATACAAAAGGACTTCTGCAATCCGTTCCAAGACTTGATATGAAAGATGAACTCATTCCAATTGAAGGAAGCCCGCCTGATTTATTTGCTCCGCCAAAGGGCTGTCCGTATACAGATCGCTGCCCGTCCGCCATGAAGGTGTGTGATCATATCATGCCGCACGAAACGCAGCGGTCACCTACCCACAAAGTGCATTGCTGGCTCCAAGATGAGCGAGCGAATCAAACCGTTTTATCTTCAACACAAAGGGGGAGTTTTTGATGAGAAAAAAGGGATGGATCATCAGTATATGTTTGTTCACGATCATGCTGCTCGCAGGATGTACAGCCAATGAGCAAGCAGGGAAAGGATCATCAAGCAATCAGGGTGAAAAGAAAATATTAACCTTAAATAACGAAAATGAACCGACGTCGTTTGATCCGCCGATTGGTTTTAATAATGTATCGTGGCAAGGACTCAATAACTTAATGGAGGGATTAACAAGACTGAATGAAAAGCACGAACCATCTCCTGCAATGGCGGAAAAATGGGAGATATCAGAGGATGGAAAAACGTACACGTTCCATTTAAGAGATGGCATCAAGTGGTCAAATGGTGATCCAGTGAAAGCGAGTGACTTTGAATATGCGTGGAAGCGGCTGCTTGATCCGAAAACAGGCTCATCTGCATCGTTCCTAGCCTACATGATTGAAGGCGGAGAGGCATTTAACAGCGGAAAAGGAAACAAAGAAGACGTGAAAGTCAGCGCTGTAAATGACAAAACGCTTAAGGTCACACTGGCATATCCGCAGAAATCGTTCTTAAATATGACCGCAAACCCTGCTTTTTTTCCTGTCAATGAACAGGTAGCTAAGAAGGACCCAAACTGGGCAAAAGACGCCAAAACCTTTGTCGGAAATGGACCGTTCAAGCTGACAGAGTGGAAGCATGATGAGAGCTTCACAATGGAAAAAAGTGAGACGTATTGGGACAAAAAAACAGTCAAGCTGGATCAAGTGAAGTGGCTGATGATCAGTGATCGAAACACAGACTATCAAATGTATCAATCAGGAGATTTAGATACTGCCTTTGTCCCAGCAGAGCAAAGTGAAAATCTGCTGAAAAATAAAGATGTACAAATTGAAGACCAGGCTGGATTGTTCTTTTATCGTCTGAATGTGAACATGGAACCTTTTCAAAATAAGAACATCCGCAAAGCTTTTCAAATGGCGATCAACCCGCAAGATATCGTGGATTATGTAACGAAAAATGAAGAGAAGCCAGCACGTGCCTTCGTCTCGCCAGGCATTCTTGATTCAAAGGGTGAGGATTTCAGAAAAGCTGGCGGTGATCTTTTGAAGAATGATAAGAGTGAAGCTGCGAAGTTATTAGAAAAAGGGCTGAAAGAAGAGAACTATTCAAAACTGCCAGCCGTCACATTGACATACAGTACAAAGCCTGAGAACAAGAAAAAAGCTGAAGCCATCCAGCAGCAGCTGAAAGAAGCGCTAGGTGTAGATGTGAAGCTTGCAAACATGGAAGCCAATGTGTTTGCAGAAGATCAAAAGGCGCTCAAATTCCAATTCTCACAAAGTTCATTTTTAGCAGACTATGCAGATCCGATCAATTTCCTAGAGAGCTTTCAAACAGGGAATGCGATGAACCGGACAGGATGGTCAAACGATACCTATGATCAGCTGATCAAAAAGGCGAGCCAGGAAGCAGACGAGCAAAAGAGAAATAACATTCTTCATGATGCAGAGGCACTTCTCATTGAAGAAGCACCGATCATTCCGATTCATTTTTATAACCAAGTTCATTTACAAAAAGAAGGCGTGAAGGGGATTGTCCGTCACCCTGTTGGGTATATCGATTTGAAATGGGCACAAGTAGATGGAGAGTAATATTAGGATCAAAAGACGCTTTTAGATAAAAGCGTCTCAGCGTGTAGACAAACCCTCGCATTCGTTGTCAGTCCTGCGCGCTGGTGCTCACGAATGACAAATTCGCTCCGCGCCAGTGCTCGTCCTTCCTAGACTGCAAAGGTTTTCTATCACGCTGAAAAGAAGACAAAGGGCTAAAATAAACATCATTTTAGCCCTTTGTCAACAATCTAAGACGCTTTTAGATAAAAGCGTCTGTTCCTTTATTCGTTCATGTTATGAAGCAGAAACCCATAGATTGAAAGAAACAAAGAGAAAGAGGGGATATGGCATGAGCCAGCTGCCAGTGGCACTTCAAACAGGGGATACGGTGGGGATTATTGCACCAGCAAGTCCGCCTGATGAGCTGAAATTAGCAAAAGGGATTGCCTTTTTAGAAAGCCTCGGGCTAAAGGTGAAAAAAGGGAAGTATTTGGGCCGCCGGTATGGATATTTAGCAGGTCATGATCATGAAAGAGTGGAGGATCTTCATCGTATGTTTCAAGATCCAGAAGTGAAGGCGGTTATTTGCGCTTGCGGAGGATACGGGACTGGAAGACTTGCGGAAGTCATTGACTATGACCTGATTCGCCGGAATCCAAAAATCTTTTGGGGCTATAGTGATATTACGTTTTTACATACGGCCATCCAGCAGCAGACGGGTCTTGTGACGTTTCATGGGCCAATGCTTTCCTCTGATGTGGGACTTGAGGAGGTCCATCCTTATACGAAAGATACCTTTTTACAGCTGTTCGCACCGAAAGCCTTTACGTATGCGCACCACTTGTCACCCCTTCATACTTTCTATCCGGGCACCGCTTCAGGTGAGATTGCAGGAGGAAATCTTGCCCTCATCGTGACAACACTTGGTACGCCTTTTGAAATCGATACGAAGGGAAAGCTTTTGTTCATTGAAGATATTGACGAAGAACCCTATAAAATCGATCGAATGATGCAGCACCTCACATCTGCTGGAAAATTGGATGATGCGGCTGGATTCATCATTGGAGATTTTCATCAATGTGAGCCAAAAAAGAAAGATCAGTCCCTCACATTGAATCAAGTATGGGACACCTATATTGTCCCGCAAAAGAAACCTGCACTTGGGGGCTTCCGGATCGGTCATTCTTCGCCAAACTTTGCCATTCCAATGGGCACGCAGGCTGCATTAGATGCGACAGGAAAAAAACTGCACATTTCTCCAGGCGTTGCAGCGAAAGAGGCGATCAAATGAAAATCGTTGATGTTCGTACATGTAGAATGAGTGTACCGCTAAAAAAGCCTTTCAAAACCGCTTTACGAACGGTGTATGACGCAGCATCTCTGATCGTTATCATCACATATGATCAAGGTGACGTCAGCTACGGAGAGGCAGTCCCGACAACAGTGATTACAGGTGAAACGCTGGAAAGCATCGACTATGCCATCTGCGAAGTGATCAGACCGAGTTTGCTTGGAGCTTCCTTGTCAGAATATGAACAAATTTTTTCTCATATGAACCGGGTGCTCGCTTGCAACACAAGCGCAAAGGCAGCGGTTGACATGGCCATTTATGATGGCTTAGCGAAGCAGGCAGGACTTCCGCTTTATCAATACCTTGGCGGATATCGCAGTCAGCTTGAAACCGATTATACGGTCAGTGTAAACCGTCCGCTTGAGATGGCGGAAGATGCGAAGCAATACGCAGCTGAAGGCTTTCAGACATTAAAGATCAAGGTAGGAAAAGATGATATAGATACGGATATTCAGCGTATCAAGCGAATTCGAGAAAAGATCGGGCCGGATATTCAGATTAGACTCGATGCGAACCAGGGCTGGACGTGGAAGGAAGCGGTCGTAGCCATTCGGAAAATGGAGCCACTGAATATCGAACTAGTCGAGCAACCAGTGCCAAAAGAAGATATCGAAGGCCTACGCCGTGTGACGGAGGCAACAGATACACTGATAATGGCAGACGAAAGTATTTTTAGTTTTCATGATGCGATCAAGGTGCTTGAAACGAGAAGCTGTGATTTAATCAATTTAAAATTAATGAAATCAGGCGGCATAAAAGAAGCCCTAAAAATCAATGCACTGGCAGAAGCATACGGCGTAAAGTGCATGATTGGCAGCATGATTGAGTCAAAACTTGGCATTACAGCAGCCGCTCATCTCGCCGCCAGCCAGCCAAATATCACCCGCTATGATTTTGATGCCCCGCTCATGCTAAAAGAGGACATGGTGGACGGAGGAATCGTGTACAAAGGAAAAGATATCTTTTTCCCGCCGCATCATGGGTTAGGCATTCAAGGAGTGAAAGGAGTCTCATGATGATATTTGAATCAAAGGTTGCAGTTGCGAACGTATGGACAGCGCCGCAGTCACCGAGAGAAATCGATCAAAAGGTACTTCAGAGCTCCTTCAAATTCAAAGAGTGGATTGACAAGCAAACATATGAAGAAAAACTGGCTTTATGTGAAGAAAATCTGATCCAGTCGCAAGTACTGCTCGGTGAACGAGTCATTGGCTTAGAAGAAACAGACGGCTGGATGAAAGTCGTTATTCCGCAGCAAGCCAGCCGGAAACACCCACAAGGCTATCCTGGCTATATACCTGCGAACCAACTAAAGCAAGTGACAGAAGGAAGTGCACCAACTATATCTCATATCGTTTGTCAGAAAAAAGCCATGCTCTATCGAAACGGGCAAGCGGACATGGAAATTAGTTTTTTAACAGAGCTCGCAGCTGTAGAAGAAACGAGTGATTGCTTTCGTGTTGTCACACCAGCAGGGACGAGAGAAATCAATAAAGCAGATGTGCAGCCAGTTTCATCCATTTTTTCTATGGCCGGCAAAGATGTTGTAGACAAGGGAAAACAATTTATTGGTCTTTCGTATTTATGGGGCGGCATGAGCAGCTTTGGCTATGACTGTTCGGGCTTTGCTTACAGCATGTATAAAGCGTGCGGATATCTTTTGCCGAGGGATGCAAGTGACCAAGCAGTGCAAGGAACACCGGTCGCATCAAGCCATTTAGAACAAGGCGACTTATTGTTTTTCGCCAATGACAACGGAAAGGGAGCAGTCCGCCATGTTGGGATCTACGCAGGTGACGGTATGATGCTTCATTCGCCTAAAACCGGCAGAGAAATTGAACTTCTTTCCCTTGTTGGCACTTCATATGAAAAAGAATGGGCAGGTGCAAGACGGTATTTGCCAAGCGAGAGGAGCAAAGGTCATGGCAGTTGAACCACTTTTACAAGTAAACAATCTCAAAAAACATTTTCATCTATCGAAAGGAAGAACGCTAAAAGCGCTAGACGGTGTCTCCTTTCAGCTGAAACAAGGCGAAACATTTGGCCTTGTTGGCGAGTCCGGCTGCGGGAAATCCACACTTGGAAAAGTGCTTATGCGCCTTTATGAACCGACAGATGGAGA
Encoded proteins:
- a CDS encoding ABC transporter permease, with protein sequence MSIHLQQDQPNPHHEVPDEWFSPREQKKTEAHAIKRPSLSYWADTWRRLKQNKLAMFSLSVLILLFIMALLGPLLAPNSVTEQRLSMQNLPPSAAHWFGTDELGRDVFTRTWYGARISLFVGVMAALIDFAIGVIYGGIAGYKGGRYDHVMMRIVEVLYGLPYLLVVILLMVLMGPGLVTIIVALTVTGWIGMARIVRGQVLQLKSQEYVLASKTFGAKSLRIIRRNLLPNTMGPIIVQMTLTVPTAIFAEAFLSFLGLGIQAPFASWGVMANDALPTVLSDNGHWWRLFFPAFFISLTMFCFNNLGDGLQDALDPKMKR
- a CDS encoding ABC transporter ATP-binding protein gives rise to the protein MKKVLQIIDLHVSFRTYGGSVRAVRGVNVDVYEKETLAIVGESGCGKSVTSQSIMRLLPAYSAHVDRGEIWFEDRNLLSLSEKEMRAIRGVDISMIFQDPMTALNPTLTIGDQLMEAAKEHQKLTKKEVKEAAIRMLDLVGIPQPKERLKQYPHQFSGGMRQRLMIAMALICEPKVLIADEPTTALDVTIQAQILELFKEIQRKTGVTIILITHDLGVVAQVADRVAVMYGGKMVEVGTRRDIFYSPQHPYTKGLLQSVPRLDMKDELIPIEGSPPDLFAPPKGCPYTDRCPSAMKVCDHIMPHETQRSPTHKVHCWLQDERANQTVLSSTQRGSF
- a CDS encoding peptide ABC transporter substrate-binding protein, producing MRKKGWIISICLFTIMLLAGCTANEQAGKGSSSNQGEKKILTLNNENEPTSFDPPIGFNNVSWQGLNNLMEGLTRLNEKHEPSPAMAEKWEISEDGKTYTFHLRDGIKWSNGDPVKASDFEYAWKRLLDPKTGSSASFLAYMIEGGEAFNSGKGNKEDVKVSAVNDKTLKVTLAYPQKSFLNMTANPAFFPVNEQVAKKDPNWAKDAKTFVGNGPFKLTEWKHDESFTMEKSETYWDKKTVKLDQVKWLMISDRNTDYQMYQSGDLDTAFVPAEQSENLLKNKDVQIEDQAGLFFYRLNVNMEPFQNKNIRKAFQMAINPQDIVDYVTKNEEKPARAFVSPGILDSKGEDFRKAGGDLLKNDKSEAAKLLEKGLKEENYSKLPAVTLTYSTKPENKKKAEAIQQQLKEALGVDVKLANMEANVFAEDQKALKFQFSQSSFLADYADPINFLESFQTGNAMNRTGWSNDTYDQLIKKASQEADEQKRNNILHDAEALLIEEAPIIPIHFYNQVHLQKEGVKGIVRHPVGYIDLKWAQVDGE
- a CDS encoding dipeptide epimerase produces the protein MKIVDVRTCRMSVPLKKPFKTALRTVYDAASLIVIITYDQGDVSYGEAVPTTVITGETLESIDYAICEVIRPSLLGASLSEYEQIFSHMNRVLACNTSAKAAVDMAIYDGLAKQAGLPLYQYLGGYRSQLETDYTVSVNRPLEMAEDAKQYAAEGFQTLKIKVGKDDIDTDIQRIKRIREKIGPDIQIRLDANQGWTWKEAVVAIRKMEPLNIELVEQPVPKEDIEGLRRVTEATDTLIMADESIFSFHDAIKVLETRSCDLINLKLMKSGGIKEALKINALAEAYGVKCMIGSMIESKLGITAAAHLAASQPNITRYDFDAPLMLKEDMVDGGIVYKGKDIFFPPHHGLGIQGVKGVS
- a CDS encoding S66 peptidase family protein; the encoded protein is MSQLPVALQTGDTVGIIAPASPPDELKLAKGIAFLESLGLKVKKGKYLGRRYGYLAGHDHERVEDLHRMFQDPEVKAVICACGGYGTGRLAEVIDYDLIRRNPKIFWGYSDITFLHTAIQQQTGLVTFHGPMLSSDVGLEEVHPYTKDTFLQLFAPKAFTYAHHLSPLHTFYPGTASGEIAGGNLALIVTTLGTPFEIDTKGKLLFIEDIDEEPYKIDRMMQHLTSAGKLDDAAGFIIGDFHQCEPKKKDQSLTLNQVWDTYIVPQKKPALGGFRIGHSSPNFAIPMGTQAALDATGKKLHISPGVAAKEAIK
- a CDS encoding NlpC/P60 family protein, with amino-acid sequence MIFESKVAVANVWTAPQSPREIDQKVLQSSFKFKEWIDKQTYEEKLALCEENLIQSQVLLGERVIGLEETDGWMKVVIPQQASRKHPQGYPGYIPANQLKQVTEGSAPTISHIVCQKKAMLYRNGQADMEISFLTELAAVEETSDCFRVVTPAGTREINKADVQPVSSIFSMAGKDVVDKGKQFIGLSYLWGGMSSFGYDCSGFAYSMYKACGYLLPRDASDQAVQGTPVASSHLEQGDLLFFANDNGKGAVRHVGIYAGDGMMLHSPKTGREIELLSLVGTSYEKEWAGARRYLPSERSKGHGS